The following proteins are co-located in the Psilocybe cubensis strain MGC-MH-2018 chromosome 5, whole genome shotgun sequence genome:
- a CDS encoding Endo-1,4-beta-xylanase A, whose protein sequence is MAVKLALSFGCLLSILPLAIAQSGAYGQCGGIGWTGSTTCISGFTCTYSNPYYSQCLPGTAPTSVRTSTAPASTSTAGLAVAAKAAGKKYFGSATDNPELTDAAYVAGLSNLKDFTQITPDATEPSRGTFTFTNGDAVVNLALKNGQLLRGKYHCTGTKISRIYTIYQGTLVYGITNCLTGSQLEGLTTQRFNPSSLLTVAPSSAIIKEKYSWDVVNEPFNEDGTWRDDVFHNTIGDGYVALALRAARAADPAAKLYLNDYNIENTGAKSTAMYNLVKSLQAQGAPIDGVGFQCHFIVGQIPTSFQRVLEQFTALGIEVAITELDIRMTLPATPALLQQQKQDYQNVIAACKNVAGCIGVTIWDYTDKYSWVPSVFPGEGAPLPWDENMVKKPAYDGIIAGFA, encoded by the exons ATGGCAGTAAAACTCGCTTTATCGTTCGGTTGTTTACTTTCAATCCTTCCACTTGCCATCGCCCAGTCAGGCGCATACGGCCAGT GCGGAGGTATTGGTTGGACAGGCTCGACA ACCTGCATTTCTGGATTTACGTGCACGTATAGCAATCCATACTATTCACAGTGTCTCCCT GGAACTGCTCCTACTAGCGTCAGAACATCAACGGCTCCTGCATCGACTTCTACTGCAGGCCTTGCAGTTGCAGCCAAGGCAGCAGGCAAAAAATACTTTGGGTCGGCGACTGATAATCCGGAGCTCACAGACGCGGCCTATGTGGCGGGGCTGAGCAACTTGAAGGACTTCACGCAAATTACCCCT GATGCCACGGAACCCTCGCGCGGAACCTTCACGTTTACTAATGGAGATGCTGTTGTAAACCTCGCACTAAAGAATGGGCAGCTATTGCGAGGCAAGTATCATTGCACTGGAACCAAAATTTCTCGCATTTACACCATTTATCAGGGCACACTTGTGTATGGCATAACCAACTGCCTGACTGGGTCACAGCTGGAAGGTTTAACAACGCAACGCTTCAATCCATCGTCACTACTCACTGTAGCACCGTCGTCGGCCATTATAAAGGAAAAAT ACAGCTGGGATGTTGTGAATG AACCTTTCAACGAGGACGGTACCTGGCGAGATGATGTTTTTCACAATACCATAGGCGACGGTTATGTGGCGCTGGCTTTGCGAGCTGCCCGAGCAGCTGACCCTGCTGCGAAACTATAC CTCAATGACTACAACATCGAAAATACGGGAGCTAAATCTACTGCCATGTACAACCTCGTCAAATCTCTGCAGGCACAAGGTGCCCCCATTGACGGAGTAGGATTCCAGTGCCACTTCATTGTAGGACAAATCCCGACTAGCTTCCAAAGGGTGCTGGAGCAATTCACTGCCCTCGGTATTGAAGTGGCTATCACCGAACTCGACATCCGCATGACGTTGCCGGCTACCCCCGCTCTCCTACAGCAGCAGAAGCAAGACTACCAGAATGTGATCGCTGCATGCAAGAATGTGGCTGGCTGTATTGGAGTCACCATTTGGGATTATACCGACAAG TATTCATGGGTCCCAAGTGTATTCCCTGGTGAAGGTGCACCATTGCCGTGGGATGAG AATATGGTCAAAAAGCCGGCATACGACGGGATCATTGCTGGATTTGCGTAA
- a CDS encoding Negative regulator of sexual conjugation and meiosis — protein sequence MDSSTPPNTLSYFPSIGAFIDNGALQIVEVLTTWVGYSGVVYRAVDTRTRHPSGQKKYFSVRCLCISVFPNTAKRQKEIYLRGVMLHRLASAHPGIIDIHHVFEQDNRLYIITNHAPNGNLATQIFEKGRYIGRNADIKSVYLQLLEAVDYCHSIRIAHMHLTPRNIVCFQDGLRVSITNFGLATTERFSENFRQGSVRYMSPECHGAQFTHTGKYSPKFNDIWSLGIIMLNMITGRNCWMVATPDDPFFRDYSNSPFDILPVIYPISSETNNILSRMLHPSWYQRSTLHEVRMAVENVTNFYSEDAFFSGGMACFRRQEIKESPLTRAMREQHILSEAPR from the exons ATGGATTCGAGCACACCTCCTAATACTCTGTCATATTTCCCCTCAATTGGCGCGTTTATCGATAACGGAGCTCTTCAGATTGTGGAAGTTCTTACGACTTGGGTCGGATATTCTGGTGTCGTCTATCGGGCAGTCGATACCCGCACCCGGCATCCTTCGGGTCAAAAGAAATATTTTTCTGTGAGATGTCTTTGTATCTCTGTCTTCCCGAACACGGCAAAACGTCAAAAGGAGATATACTTACGAGGAGTTATGTTGCACCGTCTTGCATCAGCGCATCCAGGAATCATCGATATTCATCATGTGTTCGAGCAGGATAACCGTTTATACATTATCACAAACCATGCGCCAAACGGCAATCTGGCCACTCAGATCTTTGAAAAAGGTCGCTACATTGGAAGAAATGCCGATATAAAGAGTGTTTATCTCCAGTTACTGGAAGCAGTCGATTATTGTCACTCCATCAGAATTGCACATATGCATTTAACGCCACGAAACATAGTTTGCTTTCAGGATGGTCTTCGCGTTTCGATTACCAACTTTGGCCTTGCAACCACTGAGCGGTTTAGTGAAAATTTTCGCCAGGGAAGCGTTCGTTATATGAGCCCCG AGTGTCATGGCGCGCAGTTTACCCATACCGGAAAATATTCTCCAAAGTTCAACGACATTTGGTCGCTTGGGATTATTATGTTGAACATGATAACTGGACGCAATTGCTGGATGGTAGCCACACCGGATGACCCCTTCTTCCGAGATTATTCGAACAGTCCTTTTGATATCTTGCCAGTAATATATCCCATTTCTTCTGAAACGAACAACATCCTCTCTCGCATGCTCCATCCCAGCTGGTACCAGCGAAGCACACTACATGAGGTCCGCATGGCCGTTGAAAACGTTACCAACTTCTACTCGGAGGATGCCTTTTTTTCAGGAGGCATGGCATGCTTCCGTCGTCAGGAAATTAAAGAGAGTCCCCTCACGAGAGCAATGCGTGAACAACACATACTCTCAGAGGCTCCCAGGTAG
- a CDS encoding Baeyer-Villiger monooxygenase, with protein MHSKNRSVVIVGAGFGGIAAAIALKKHGYENFMILEKAFDVGGTWRENKYPGCTSDVSIHYYSLSTDLKDDWDHTCEFAYNIHAYTKDIVAKNNLTSHILFGVKVISATWDATSQSYTITTEDVRSQKLSVLEANIVISAHGILHVPRYPNIPGLNDFSGPIMHTAKWDTNLDLRGKKIAVIGNGGSACQLVPYVAKTEGVQLTHFVRTRNWILPAMVAPIHRYWKWAFRHIPFLTRLFRWTMFWVFEASFYLIFKMATTRAFLMKAGKKFMNDTAPKKYRGLLEPSFPLGCRRIVFDSGYLASLHRPNVDLKEGGDIVSVDSTGIIMKTGEKLPFDVIACGTGFVTDKFPYHLRGRESTIQEFYDKHDGPLAYLGTTVPGFPNFFMINGPNTATGYTSLLHIMQLVKPILDNEVTSFEVTPKANDDYNKGLQSKLNDMVFSFCSSWYRAGHNGRNVSIFPGSALQFWWACRKIDWSHYVAVGPNAAKFSNSGLGFVPILSAVVLSASMLWWTLGN; from the exons ATGCATTCCAAAAATCGATCCGTCGTTATCGTTGGAGCGGG ATTTGGCGGTATCGCAGCTGCGATAGCATTAAAAAAGCACGGCTATGAAAATTTCATG ATTTTAGAAAAGGCCTTCGATGTTGGTGGCACCTGGAGG GAAAATAAATACCCA GGATGCACGTCGGACGTTAGCATTCATTACTATTCTCTGTCCACGGATCTCAAGGACGACTGGGATCACACCTGCGAATTTGCGTACAATATCCATGCGTACACTAAGGACATTGTGGCGAAGAATAATCTTACTTCACATATTCTCTTCGGAGTAAAGGTTATCTCAGCCACGTGGGACGCGACCTCGCAATCGTACACTATCACAACCGAGGACGTGCGTTCCCAAAAGCTCTCTGTGCTGGAGGCGAACATCGTTATATCCGCCCACGGCATTCTTCATGTCCCCAGATATCCTAATATCCCGGGGCTGAACGACTTCTCTGGCCCCATCATGCATACTGCGAAGTGGGACACAAATTTGGATCTTCGGGGAAAGAAGATCGCAGTTATTGGTAACGGTGGTTCAGC GTGCCAGCTTGTTCCATACGTCGCTAAGACCGAAGGTGTCCAGCTGACACACTTTGTTCGAACGCGTAATTGGATCTTGCCAGCA ATGGTCGCCCCGATTCACCGTTACTGGAAATGGGCCTTTAGGCACATTCCTTTCCTGACTCGGCTTTTCCGATGGACCATGTTCTGGGTG TTTGAGGCTAGCTTCTACTTGATATTCAAGATGGCCACTACAAGGGCTTTTCTCATGAAG GCTGGCAAAAAGTTTATGAATGATACCGCACCCAAAAAATATCGCGGTCTCCTTGAACCATCTTTCC CGCTCGGTTGCCGGCGAATCGTTTTTGACTCTGGATATCTCGCATCTCTGCATCGTCCAAACGTGGACTTGAAAGAAGGAGGAGACATTGTCTCCGTGGATTCGACGGGAATAATTATGAAAACAG GAGAGAAGCTTCCCTTCGATGTCATCGCTTGTGGAACCGGCTTTGTGACA GACAAATTTCCGTATCACCTTCGAGGTCGAGAATCCACCATTCAAGAGTTCTACGATAAACATGACGGCCCACTGGCATATCTCGGAACAACGGTCCCAGGATTCCCCAACTTCTTCATGATCAACG GACCCAACACTGCTACCGGATATACATCT TTATTACACATCATGCAATTGGTCAAACCCATTCTCGACAATGAGGTTACCTCTTTTGAAGTAACACCCAAAGCTAATGACGATTACAACAAAGGCCTCCAATCCAAACTCAATGACATGGTGTTTTCATTCTGCTCATCGTGGTACAGAGCTGGTCATAACGGCAGGAACGTCTCAATCTTCCCAG GCTCTGCTCTTCAATTTTGGTGGGCATGCCGTAAGATTGACTGGAGCCACTATGTAGCTGTAGGTCCAAATGCGGCGAAGTTTTCGAATTCGGGGTTGGGCTTCGTCCCCATCCTCAGCGCTGTCGTTCTTTCTGCCTCTATGCTGTGGTGGACACTTGGAAATTAA
- a CDS encoding Eukaryotic translation initiation factor 3 subunit J, with product MFLTSFLSKLIEWLTKAPRATEESSDSEPSVKGKPTAPAAKVTPAPPPAAKKPAVVPAKKKWEGEDEEESDPVSDWEESSEEESEEEVKPVVAPPKKKGTLKAKLAEKEAAKANKKDGSTGSDDYDSDAVLDPREKARLDKERELKADLNNAADLLGAAALGGTSSSELDSLISFQPRTKEDFVVLSDRIIEFIIKKHHSKPLYHTFVEHHARALAAPLKDVEVRKVASGLTTLANEKQKEQRDKASGKKKPKGASKPGLGGTKSLARAKDTELYDEALDDFGTNADDFM from the exons ATGTTTCTCACTTCATTCTTGTCCAAGCTCATCGAATGGCTCACAAAGGCACCTCGGGCAACAGAAGAATCATCAGATAGCGAGCCTTCAGTGAAAGGAAAACCCACCGCTCCGGCCGCCAAAGTAACCCCCGCGCCTCCCCCAGCGGCAAAGAAACCAGCAGTAGTTCCCGCTAAAAAGAAGTGGGAaggcgaagacgaagaagaatcTGACCCTGTG AGTGATTGGGAGGAGTCTTCCGAGGAAGAGTCAGAAGAGGAGGTCAAACCCGTCGTCGCTCCACCCAAGAAGAAGGGCACCCTTAAAGCCAAACTTGCCGAGAAGGAAGCCGCAAAGGCGAACAAGAAAGATGGCTCGACTGGTTCAGACGACTACGACTCAGATGCCGTTCTTGATCCCAGGGAGAAAGCGCGTTTAGACAAAGAGCGAGAGCTCAAGGCTGATCTCAACAATGCTGCCGATTTGCTCGGTGCTGCTGCTCTCGGAG GAACTTCTTCATCAGAACTTGACTCACTAATATCCTTCCAACCACGAACAAAGGAGGACTTCGTTGTTCTATCTGATCGAATTATTGAATTTATCATCAAGAAACATCACAGCAAGCCATTATACCACACCTTTGTTGAGCACCACGCTCGTGCACTTGCCGCGCCACTGAAGGATGTTGAAGTCCGCAAGGTAGCCAGCGGCCTAACAACCCTGGCGAACGAAAAGCAGAAGGAACAGCGTGACAAGGCCAGTGGGAAGAAAAAACCGAAGGGAGCCAGCAAACCAGGGCTGGGTGGAACCAAGTCATTGGCAAG AGCAAAAGATACGGAGCTCTACGACGAGGCATTGGATGACTTTGGCACCAATGCCGATGACTTCATGTAA
- a CDS encoding Isoflavone reductase-like protein IRL (Isoflavone reductase homolog IRL), with translation MPSSVLLLGATGGIGALIAGQLSSHRHQFDRVAFLTAIADAGPEKEAKYKAVPLPRIVGALDDPASYNGFDIVVSSVNDLEGAQIRYIDAAFAGGIKHFYPAEFGMDLTRPEIQEESFFARKLNIRKHLEHVVSQDPSRGFTYILVGMWSNWMLDFNIFGLSDDKKSATFVGAPDTLLTTTHAEDVASVTVLSLLPSHLKSLSERRHIRLAGSTLTISQYYSVLSKVLGHDINVQYVSKEASYSEAEDPKEKSNHLAIILASLKRTLGFGGSVLEGVDNDSYPEITVKSWEEVVKARFS, from the exons ATGCCTTCctctgttcttcttcttggtgCAACTGGCGGAATCGGTGCCCTAATCGCAGGTCAACTTTCCAGTCATCGGCACCAATTTGATCGCGTTGCATTTTTAACAGCAATAGCCGACGCTGGCCCAGAAAAGGAGGCCAAGTACAAGGCTGTCCCTTTGCCTCGCATTGTCGGGGCTCTCGATGATCCCGCATCATACAATGGCTTCGATATTGTCGTTTCCTCCGTCAACGACTTGGAAGGTGCACAAATTAGATACATCGACGCCGCATTTGCAGGTGGCATCAAGCATTTTTACCCCGCTGAAT TTGGAATGGATCTTACGCGCCCTGAAATCCAAGAAGAATCATTCTTTGCACGGAAGCTGAATATTCGCAAACATCTTGAACATGTTGTCAGTCAAGATCCATCCAGGGGCTTTACATATATCCTGGTGGGCATGTGGAGCAACTGGATGTTGGACTTCAACATTTTCGGTCTCTCTGACGACAAAAAGAGCGCCACTTTCGTAGGAGCTCCGGACACGCTGCTGACCACCACCCACGCTGAAGA CGTCGCCTCTGTTACTGTTCTTTCGCTCTTACCTTCGCATTTGAAGTCGTTGTCGGAGCGTCGCCATATTCGCCTCGCTGGATCGACCTTGACAATTTCACAGTATTATTCTGTCTTGTCAAAGGTCCTTGGGCACGATATTAACGTTCAATACGTCTCCAAAGAAGCCTCATACTCTGAGGCCGAGGACCCCAAAGAAAAATCCAACCACTTAGCAATTATACTCGCATCTCTGAAGCGCACCCTTGGGTTTGGAGGATCTGTCTTGGAAGGAGTTGACAACGACTCGTATCCGGAGATCACAGTAAAATCATGGGAGGAGGTGGTAAAGGCAAGGTTTTCTTGA